A section of the Phaseolus vulgaris cultivar G19833 chromosome 8, P. vulgaris v2.0, whole genome shotgun sequence genome encodes:
- the LOC137825084 gene encoding uncharacterized protein: METPFSLAYGSDAMILVEIHESLPRFQSFVAKESNEERRVNLDLLDEVREEARIKVEVVKRRVEHQYNSKVKPRQFQVADLVMQKAHPYELENKLSPNWTGPFRVTAARGNGSYKLETLEGGPIPRTWNAANLKFYFS, encoded by the coding sequence atggagacgccatTCAGTTTAGCATACGGATCAGATGCGATGATCCTAGTAGAAATTCACGAGAGCTTGCCACGTTTCCAGAGCTTTGTGGCTAAAGAgtccaacgaggagagaagggtGAATCTAGATCTGTTGGACGAAGTCAGAGAAGAAGCGAGAATAAAGGTTGAGGTCgtcaagagaagagtagagcaccagtacaactccaaggtgaAGCCCCGACAATTCCAAGTGGCTGACTTGGTCATGCAGAAGGCTCATCCATATgagttggaaaacaagttgtctcccaattggaccgggcccttcagggTGACCGCGGCTAGGGGGAACGGATCGTACAAGCTTGAGACTCTGGAAGGAGGCCCCATCCCGCGCACGTGGAACGCGGCGAACTTGAAGTTTTACTTCAGTTAA